The Pirellulaceae bacterium region TACTGTGGAGCGATGGGCGCCAAAGTCATTATGCTGGCCAGTGGCTTCGCCAGCATGCTTACTCAGTCGGGCAAATTGCGGCACAGCCGCCGCCGAGTGATCTGGCAAGTGTTTTGGTCTGCCAAAACACCAATTTGGCTGAGTCGGTATTGGATAAAGTTCGCCAAGCGGGTGTGGCTCTCGTGCGAGACTTTCGTTTCGGCGATACTATTGGACCCGACGACACCGAAGCTCTCATCGATATGTTTGGCAAGGCTGGGCTGACAATTGTCGGTACACACTTTGGCAGAATCGAAGACCTGCGCACCGACAATACAACCAATCAAAACACTGATCAGCTCGGGTACACCAACGCCGGTGTCAACCTGCATACCGATCAGCCATTCCTGGATGACCCGCCACGTTATCAACTGCTGCATTCCATGCGCACCGCCGATGTAGGTGGCGAAAGTTTCTTGGTCGATGCTTGGCATGTAGCCGCGTATCTCAAGGCCGTCGATGCCGAGGCGTTCCGCTTGCTGACGACCCTACCGGTCCGATTCCATCGTCAGCAGAAAGAGTTTGAGCGGATTGTTGATGCACCGATCCTAAAGGTAGTGGACGGACAGTTGTCGCAAGTGCGTTACTCCTATTTTACTCACGCACCGTTTCGCTATCCGTTTGAAGTGATGGAAGCCTGGTATCGAGCCTACGATCGCTTTGTAAACGTCGTGCGCAATCCGACGCATCAATATCGCTTCTTGTTACAGCCAGGCGACTTTGTCTTCTACGACAACCATCGCATGTTGCACGCCCGTACCGCCTTTCAAGGCCCGCGCTGGGTTCGCGGGGTCTATTTCAATTAGTTGCAATCCGAATCAAACACACGCACCGTTTGCCAGTTCTGTTTGTTGCGCTGAATGAACTCGGTGTGGCGTGGGTCAGACTGATAGGCATCGTGAGCAGCGCGGTCGGTGAAGACAGTGTGTAGACTGACGTCGAACTGGCGGTCATTAACCGGGCGGCTGAGATCTGGATTCAGCGTCCCACAGGCGAAATAGTCCAGGCCTGGATGATCATCCAGGTACTGGTGCATGTCGGATAGTAATGCCTGGACCTTCTCCGGTGACGCGTCGTGGAGAGTAAAGTAGACCATGTGCGCCAGTTTCGAGCCGCTCATTGTGTTGGTTCCTGGATGATGCTAACGCGTGCGAAATCAATCAAATCTGGCTCAGCTATTGCCCAGCCGAACCGGTACAGTCATTTCAGTGCCGCCACGGATAATCGTAATTGGCACTACCTCGCCGGGACGACGCGTTTCAATCAGCGATAGAAAATGGTCGGCGCTATCCACCTTCTGACCTTCAACGGCCAAAATCAAGTCCGCGGCGGATAGATCATAATAGGAATGCTCGACCTGAAATAGTCCTTGCCGCTTCACCTGTTTGACCAACTGAAAGCCCTTCAGTCCCGCCGCCTCTGCTGGACCGCCCGCCACCAAGCTAACAATCAGTAGTCCCTTGTCCGATTCGTAGACCCGTGAAATGCCAATCGAGGCGCGAATCACCTTGCCGTGCTCGATCAACTGCAACACGATGCGTTGAATCGTACTGGCAGGGATGGCAAAACCGACTCCGGCACTATCGCCGTCGCTGCTGATGATAGCCGTATTCATCCCCACCAGTTGCCCGCGCGTGTTGAGCAGCGGACCACCGGAATTGCCCTGATTGAGCGTAGCATCCAGTTGAATCAGCGAGCGGATCGAGCGACCGGTCTTGGACGGAATCTGCCGATCTAAACTGGAAATCATGCCGGTTGACATTGTGCGCTCCAGTCCAAAAGGATTGCCAATGGCGTATATGCGTTGGCCGACGCGAAGTTGTTCCGAACTGCCAAATGCCAAAGGATGCAAGTGGTCGGTCGGTGCATCAATTTTTAATACCGCAATGTCGGTATCCGGGTCTTGTCCCACCAGTTCAGCAGGATAGGACAAGCCGTTGTACAGACTTACCGTGACCTTTCGCGCGCCTTCGACAACGTGATAGTTCGTTAGGACATGACCGGCTAAATCCAGTACGCTGCCGCTGCCGGTACCTTCACGTAGTTTGAGTTGCGAAAATGCTCCGACGCCTACCGATTTGGTGGCAATATGTACCACGCTACGATTGCATTGCTCGTAGACATTCATGCTCACCAGTTCTTCCTGCAGATAGATTGGTTCAGAATCTACAGCAGCGGGAGTGATATTAGGGGCTGTGGCAGAATAGATGGGCTGCGCAAATGCAGTAGCAGGAGTCGTCATGCTACAGGCCAGTAGAGTACTGAGTGCGACGGCAGTACGGATGCAGCCAACGAATAGCACTGACTGGCTTACCCCGCGATGGTCGGGCATATACTCGTCATCCCGACTAGCCCATCCAATCCAGTTGCGAAATAACATCAAATCCTCCTTGGTCCCTAGAATACGTCCCGACCATGCCCTGCGAGTAGCGCGGCCCATACCAACTCCTACGATTGAGAAAGAATGTTAGATCGAGACCGCAATCCAGTCGAGCCCAAGAGGCGAGGGTGCCAGGGATACGCGAATGGTAATTTCTGGGCTCGCTTCACCCGCCCCGCCCGCGAGGGACCAAGCAGTTCCCAGTTTAGCGCAATAGGTGATGATTTTCAAAGCAACTTTAGCTGAACAATTGTGTAAATTGTGTAAGCCTACGGAAGGTCGCTGCGCCGATGCAGATGTGGGGTGTGCCTGCTATAATAACAGCAATTGTACCAGTGACTGCCAATGAACCGCCCGAGCCTTGGCGATTGGAACATTTTATGCGTACCTTCGTTTGACAGCAGCCCGCGAATGACTTTGCGAGGACCGTAGATGCGGCCTATGAGAATTCAAGTGTGCAAACACTTGCTGGTTGTGGCAGGTCTGATTGCTGCCAGTTTGACACTTCAGGCCGACGAGAGTCAACCCATCGACTCGGCAGCCGACGTCCGCCAGGCCAACTCGGATTCCCCTATAGATTCGCTGCCGACGCCAGTCGCTGAGGGTGCACAAGATGTGCATTTTTTTGAAACGCGAATTCGTGCAGCGCTTATTGAGCATTGTCAAGGCTGCCATTCTCAAGCTACCGAAGCATCCGGCGGGCTATTATTGGATAGCCGCCAAGGCTGGCTCAGTGGCGGCGACTCAGGTCCAGCCATTCAGCCAGGCAGCGCGGACCACAGCTTGCTAATGCGAGCCGTTCGCTACAACGACCCCAAATTGCAAATGCCTCCGGACGGAAAATTGCCCGAGCATATCATTGCTGACTTCCAGCATTGGATCGACACAGGTGCCGCCGACCCACGTATGGCAGACGGCATAGTGTCCCAGCCATCCGCTCTCAGCGTTGATCAAGCCCATCAGCACTGGGCCTATCGTCCGTTGCCTGCCGCTGAGTCGTTTTCGGTCGGGTTTGATTTGCCGCTCGGTGAAGCTGTAGATTTTTTTGTCGATCAGCAATTAGCCTCTGCAGGCTTGCAACCGTTGGGTGCTGCTGCACCTTCCGTGTTATTGCGCCGGTTGTGTTTTGACTTGCATGGGTTGCCGCCCAGCCTGGAGCAGTTGCGGCGCATTGACGAGGCCGATGCGCAAGGCCAATCTACGGCCATGATCGAGCAGATCATTGACGAGTTGCTAGGCAGCGATTTGTACGGCGAGACGATTGCCAGACGCTGGATGGATGTGGTGCGTTACGCAGATTCCATCACCTTACGCGGCTTTATTCTGCCACAAGCCTGGCGCTACCGCGACTATCTGATCGACTCGTTCAATGCCGATCGTTCTTTCCAGTACATGATTCGCCAGCAAATTGCGGGTGACCTGCTGGCGACAGAAGATATTCATCTGCGGTCGCAGCACCTAGTGGCCACGACCATGTTGGCTATGGGCAATACCAATTTGGAGCAGCAAGATAAACTGCAATTAGAAATGGATTACTTGGACGAGCAATTGGATGTGATTGGCAGCGCATTTCTGGGCCAGACCTTGGGCTGTGCGCGATGTCACGATCACAAGTTCGATCCCATACCGACGCGAGATTATTACGCGCTGGCCGGCATTCTGCGGTCCTCGTCGGGTTTAGTTCACGCCAATGTCTCCGAGTGGATTGAGCGTCCATTGCCACTGGATGCAGCCGAGCAGCAGCGGTTCGATGAATTGGATGCCGAAGAAAAAAAGTTGCGCGATACTGTCAAGCAACTCAAACGACGCATGGAGGCGACGACCGCAGAGCCATCGGGCTTCATTGTCATCGACAAGTTGCCAGGCATCGTCATCGACAACCAGCAAGCGCGATTGGTCGGTCAATGGACATCGTCCACGCATGTTCGCCCCATCGTCGGCCAAGAGTACATTCATGACAGCGACGCGCAGAAAGGCGAAAAGTCGGCAACGTTCCAACCCGAGATGCTGCCGGCCGGGCGGTACGAAGTGCGTTTGGCGTATCAGGCCGGTGGAAATCGGGCTAGTCGTGTTATCGTCAAGGTGGCCAGCGCTGATGGCGAATTCGACGTGGAAATCAATCAGCAACAGCCAGCTTCCGAATCGGGTTTGTGGCGCAGTCTAGGTGTTTATCGCTTTGAACAGAATGGGCAGGCGTATGTGCTGGTCAGCAATACGGACACTCGCGGTCATGTCGTTTTGGATGCAGTACAGTTCTTGCCTGTACGCGATATTGACGGCCTAGTCGTGGCAAGCTCTACCGACAAAGCCGGGACGGTAGATCCGGTGGCGGCTAAGTCGGCCAATGATACGAGTTTAAGTAAGAGCCTTCCACGCTCTGGCGAGCGTAGCTACCAGGATTTGGCCGAGGCCTCTGATTTGTCTGCAGAACTCAAGGCGACCGAGCAGCGGCTAGCCAAAGTGCAGTCACAATTGCAGCTGCGTCCGAAGTATTTGACCGTGGTAGAGAATCGCCAGGCTGATGATCTGCCCATCCATATTCGCGGTGATGTGCATAACTTGGGGAAGGTGGTACCGCGCGGGTTCTTGACAGCCATTCAAAGTCCAGAGTTTGCAACGCGAGCAGCTCCGCCCAATCGACTGGACCTGGCCAATTGGATCGCAGATGAACATAATCCACTGACCGCGCGGGTGTATGTCAATCGTGTTTGGTCTTGGTTGATGGGCCAAGGTCTTGTCGCCAGTCTGAATAACTTTGGCACAACGGGAGCGGCACCCTCCCACCCTGAATTATTGGATTGGTTGGCTGTGAAATTCATTCAATCCGGCTGGTCGACCAAAAGCTTGGTGCGTGAAATCGTGCATTCACAAGCCTACCGTCGCGCAGCGGTTGGTGCTGAAACTACCGCTTCTATCCAAGGACAAAACGTCGATCCAGATGGGCGTTGGTACTGGCGGGGATACTCGCGGCGAATCCACGCCGAAGCGCTGCGTGATGCGATGTTGCTGGTCAGCGGCGAATTGGATTTCGCCCGCGGCGGCAGTCTGATCCAAGCTTCCGCCAAGACCGACTATGATTATATTCATCAATCGACGCGGCGCAGCGTTTACCAACCGGTCTTTCGCAACTCGTTGCCGCCACTGTTCGAGGCGTTTGACTTTGCCGATCCCAGCGTTTCGGTCGGCCAGAGGTCGCGAAGCACGGTGGCCAACCAAGGTCTGATACTGATGAATAGCCCTTGGGTGCGCAAGCGTGCTCAGCAGGCGGCTCGCCGTTATGTCGATCGAGCCGCCGAGGTAGGCACGCTGGCGGCAGTCGCCGAACTGCACCTAGCATGTGTCGGTCGGCCTGCGGACCCCCAGGAACGACTGCTGGCGGCTGAACTATTGCAAGTTGCCGAAACGAATACCGAACAACAGTTGGAACGTTGGACGCAGTGGATCCATGCGTTGATGTCGTCGTTGGATTTTCGATTTGTGGAGTAAGCCGATGCGATCAGGAATTCCACCTCTTGAAAGTACGCCACTGGGTGATAGTGCTGCTTCCGAGCTGCCCTTCTTGGCATCTCGCCGCAGTTGGCTGCAACATGCGGGTTGTGGATTCACAGGCTTGGCACTCGCTGCGCTGTCAAGCAAATCCGCCTCGGCCAATGACGCGGCTCGTGGCCTGATTGGCCCTGGGCATCACCCGCCGCGCGCTAAGCGCATTATCTTTCTGTTCATGCAAGGTGGTGTGAGCCAGGTCGATAGTTTTGACTACAAGCCACTGCTGGCCAAGCGTCACGGAGAGGCGCTCGTATTCAGCGACGCTCGGCAATTGGCTAAGACGGGCAAGCCAACTCAACAGCGAATCCTGCAGTCACCCTGGAAGTTTCAGGCCTACGGCCAAACTGGTCGCATGGTCTCGGAACTGTTTCCGCATACCGCTCAGCACATCGACCAAATGACCATGTTGCATGGCATGCACACTCAGGGTGTTGCGCATGGGCCGGCGACGCTATTCCTGCATTGTGGAGCCACCAATTCGGTGCGCCCATCGATGGGTGCTTGGGTTTTGTACGGATTGGGTAGTCAGAACGAAAACTTGCCAGGCTTTGTGTCGATAGCCCCTTCCATTGGCAACGGCGGGCCGCGCAATTACGGACATGCATTCTTGCCGGCGGTCTACCAAGGTACACGCATCGGTGGGGCGAGCGATGAGGCTCTAAGCATCGACAGTTTGACTCCGGGCAGTGAACCACCCAGCATTAGTCGCCAGCGGTTCGAGCTGTTGCAAGCGCTGAACGCGCGACAATTAAGTCGGCGCGCGATTGTCGATAGCGAATTAGCAGCAGCTATGCAGTCCTACGAGCTTGCTTGGCGCATGCAAACTGCGGCGCCCGAGCTGCTTGATATGTCCAACGAATCGGAAGAGACCCAGCGGCTGTACGGTCTGGATGACGAACGGACTCGCAGCTACGGTCAACGCTGCCTGCTGGCCCGACGCATGTGCGAAGCTGGAGTCCGCTTTATCCAAGTCAACTACGGCGATAATTCGGCCAACCCGGCCTGGGACCAACACTCAAACATCGTTAAACATGCCGACCATGCCGCAGCCGTCGATCGACCCATCGCCGGACTGCTGACCGATCTGCAGCGGCGCGGGTTATTGGACGATACGATCGTCTGGTGGGGCAGCGAATTCGGTAGAACTCCCTACGCGCAGGACAACGGGACGGGGCGCGACCACAATCCTGTAGGGTTTACAGTCTGGTTGGCTGGGGGCGGATTTCGGCCTGGCGTCACTCATGGTCAGACCGATGAATTTGGTTTCGAGGCGATTCAAGGCAAAGTACACATGCACGATCTGCACGCCACTTTGCTGCATCAGTTGGGCTTGGATCACACGCGGCTGACCTATCGTCATGCCGGTCGCGACTATCGACTGACCGATGTTCATGGCCGAGTCGTAGACAAGATCATTTAACGGATTGTCGATCATGGATGCGGACGGACATTGGGGCAATGGGAAGCTGTTGTGGGATTTGCCCGAATTGGTACGTCCGGATCAACTGTTGCGTGTGCCGCCCGAGCAGGATGTCCCCATCACGAATC contains the following coding sequences:
- a CDS encoding TauD/TfdA family dioxygenase; translated protein: MSEALHLYDRWLRIGRGPAALNFHYRWLRQQCDQDRHPTTGERIVDSIDIPVDIHPETAAVDSDGQLSILWSDGRQSHYAGQWLRQHAYSVGQIAAQPPPSDLASVLVCQNTNLAESVLDKVRQAGVALVRDFRFGDTIGPDDTEALIDMFGKAGLTIVGTHFGRIEDLRTDNTTNQNTDQLGYTNAGVNLHTDQPFLDDPPRYQLLHSMRTADVGGESFLVDAWHVAAYLKAVDAEAFRLLTTLPVRFHRQQKEFERIVDAPILKVVDGQLSQVRYSYFTHAPFRYPFEVMEAWYRAYDRFVNVVRNPTHQYRFLLQPGDFVFYDNHRMLHARTAFQGPRWVRGVYFN
- a CDS encoding Dabb family protein, producing the protein MSGSKLAHMVYFTLHDASPEKVQALLSDMHQYLDDHPGLDYFACGTLNPDLSRPVNDRQFDVSLHTVFTDRAAHDAYQSDPRHTEFIQRNKQNWQTVRVFDSDCN
- a CDS encoding trypsin-like peptidase domain-containing protein → MLFRNWIGWASRDDEYMPDHRGVSQSVLFVGCIRTAVALSTLLACSMTTPATAFAQPIYSATAPNITPAAVDSEPIYLQEELVSMNVYEQCNRSVVHIATKSVGVGAFSQLKLREGTGSGSVLDLAGHVLTNYHVVEGARKVTVSLYNGLSYPAELVGQDPDTDIAVLKIDAPTDHLHPLAFGSSEQLRVGQRIYAIGNPFGLERTMSTGMISSLDRQIPSKTGRSIRSLIQLDATLNQGNSGGPLLNTRGQLVGMNTAIISSDGDSAGVGFAIPASTIQRIVLQLIEHGKVIRASIGISRVYESDKGLLIVSLVAGGPAEAAGLKGFQLVKQVKRQGLFQVEHSYYDLSAADLILAVEGQKVDSADHFLSLIETRRPGEVVPITIIRGGTEMTVPVRLGNS
- a CDS encoding DUF1501 domain-containing protein — translated: MRSGIPPLESTPLGDSAASELPFLASRRSWLQHAGCGFTGLALAALSSKSASANDAARGLIGPGHHPPRAKRIIFLFMQGGVSQVDSFDYKPLLAKRHGEALVFSDARQLAKTGKPTQQRILQSPWKFQAYGQTGRMVSELFPHTAQHIDQMTMLHGMHTQGVAHGPATLFLHCGATNSVRPSMGAWVLYGLGSQNENLPGFVSIAPSIGNGGPRNYGHAFLPAVYQGTRIGGASDEALSIDSLTPGSEPPSISRQRFELLQALNARQLSRRAIVDSELAAAMQSYELAWRMQTAAPELLDMSNESEETQRLYGLDDERTRSYGQRCLLARRMCEAGVRFIQVNYGDNSANPAWDQHSNIVKHADHAAAVDRPIAGLLTDLQRRGLLDDTIVWWGSEFGRTPYAQDNGTGRDHNPVGFTVWLAGGGFRPGVTHGQTDEFGFEAIQGKVHMHDLHATLLHQLGLDHTRLTYRHAGRDYRLTDVHGRVVDKII
- a CDS encoding DUF1553 domain-containing protein, with translation MRPMRIQVCKHLLVVAGLIAASLTLQADESQPIDSAADVRQANSDSPIDSLPTPVAEGAQDVHFFETRIRAALIEHCQGCHSQATEASGGLLLDSRQGWLSGGDSGPAIQPGSADHSLLMRAVRYNDPKLQMPPDGKLPEHIIADFQHWIDTGAADPRMADGIVSQPSALSVDQAHQHWAYRPLPAAESFSVGFDLPLGEAVDFFVDQQLASAGLQPLGAAAPSVLLRRLCFDLHGLPPSLEQLRRIDEADAQGQSTAMIEQIIDELLGSDLYGETIARRWMDVVRYADSITLRGFILPQAWRYRDYLIDSFNADRSFQYMIRQQIAGDLLATEDIHLRSQHLVATTMLAMGNTNLEQQDKLQLEMDYLDEQLDVIGSAFLGQTLGCARCHDHKFDPIPTRDYYALAGILRSSSGLVHANVSEWIERPLPLDAAEQQRFDELDAEEKKLRDTVKQLKRRMEATTAEPSGFIVIDKLPGIVIDNQQARLVGQWTSSTHVRPIVGQEYIHDSDAQKGEKSATFQPEMLPAGRYEVRLAYQAGGNRASRVIVKVASADGEFDVEINQQQPASESGLWRSLGVYRFEQNGQAYVLVSNTDTRGHVVLDAVQFLPVRDIDGLVVASSTDKAGTVDPVAAKSANDTSLSKSLPRSGERSYQDLAEASDLSAELKATEQRLAKVQSQLQLRPKYLTVVENRQADDLPIHIRGDVHNLGKVVPRGFLTAIQSPEFATRAAPPNRLDLANWIADEHNPLTARVYVNRVWSWLMGQGLVASLNNFGTTGAAPSHPELLDWLAVKFIQSGWSTKSLVREIVHSQAYRRAAVGAETTASIQGQNVDPDGRWYWRGYSRRIHAEALRDAMLLVSGELDFARGGSLIQASAKTDYDYIHQSTRRSVYQPVFRNSLPPLFEAFDFADPSVSVGQRSRSTVANQGLILMNSPWVRKRAQQAARRYVDRAAEVGTLAAVAELHLACVGRPADPQERLLAAELLQVAETNTEQQLERWTQWIHALMSSLDFRFVE